CGGCGTGACGGACTATGGCCTCAAAGATCTCGTCTACGGTCATCTCCACAATGGCCTTTTTCTTCTTCTCCACCGCCTCCACCGCAGCCTGGTAAATGGGGACCGTCCCTAAGGGCACCGGACAGTGCTCCCGGATAAGGCGACGCACTTCGTCTATGGGGCCCCCGGTGGAAAGATCCATCACCGTGTCCGCTCCGGCCGCCAGGGCCACCCGCAACTTCTCAAGCTCTTTTTCCGGGTCCGGAGCGTCCTTCGAGGTCCCCAGATTGGCGTTTATCTTGGTGGTAAGCCCCTCTCCTATGGCGCAGGGCTTTTCCAGACGTACTTTTCGGTTCCAGGGGATAACCACCCGGCCCTCGGCCAGCTTCCGAGCCAGGTCCTCGGGGGCCACCGCCTCTCGTTCGGCCACCTTTCGAATTTCCTCCGGGATCTCTCCCCGGGCCACCCGCTCCTTTAAAGTCATGCTAGTTCTCCTTTTCACAAATTAGACCTCTTTACGTGACTATTATAACCTGTTTCTGGGAAACGCCCAGGAGATTATGAGGAAGATGGAGTTTCCAAGATGACGGCGTCGCGCCCGTCGATTTCTTTAAGGAGCACGTTTACGTGTTCTTCGGGGCGGGTTTCTACCCGAAAACCCGCATAATTGGGTTCAATGGGCAATTCCCGGTGTCCACGGTCCACCAATACCGCCAGTTCCACCCTTCGGGGACGCCCGAAGTCCATAAGGGCGTCGAGGGCCGCCCGCACGGTGCGCCCGGTGTAGATGACGTCGTCCACCAGCAGGACTTCGAGGTCGTCAAGGGAGACGGGGATTTCCGTGGCCCGGACCTCGGGATGAAAGGAGATGCGGCTCCAGTCATCCCGGTAGAGACTAATGTCCAGGGTCCCCACCGGGACCTTCACCCCTTCAATTTCCTGGAAGAGGCGCTGTAGGCGACGGGCCAGGGGCACTCCCCCGGTCCGAATCCCCACCAAGAGGAGGTCTCCTCCCCCGCGGTGTCTTTCCAGGATTTCGTGGGCCAGACGCCGAAGGGTGCGCTCGATCTCCTTTTCCGTGGCCAGAATTTTTTGGGCCATATTTTAATCAAAACATGCTTTGCGGCTTACGCAAGGTTGACTTGCCCGCGGCCCTGGGGTTTTATTGGAGGGGCTTTGGAGGAGGCGGAAAATGAAGCTCAAGCGCACGCACCCTTGCGGGATTTTGCGCCCGGATCATCTGGGCCAGGAGGTGGTCCTCTGCGGATGGGTCCTGCGGCGGCGGGATCACGGAGGGGTGATCTTTATTGATCTCCGGGATCGGTCCGGGATGGTGCAGGTGGTCTTTGAACCCGGCACGGCCCCTGAGGCTCACGAGACGGCCCATCGCCTGCGGCCGGAATACGTTTTGGCGGTGCGGGGGCGGGTGCGCCGGCGGCCCCAGGGCATGGAAAACCCCAAGATCCCCACCGGAGAGATTGAGGTGGAGGCTCAGGAGCTGGAAATCCTCAATCCATCGAAGACTCCGCCCTTTCCCCTGGACGAAGAGGTCCCGGTCTCCGAGCCGGTGCGCCTGCGTTACCGGTATCTGGATATGCGACGGCCTGGGGGGCTGGAGCCCTTCATCCTGCGCCATCGGGTGGCTCAGGCCGCCCGCGAGTTTCTGAATGCCCAGGGTTTCCTGGAGATCGAGACCCCTTTTCTTACCAAGAGCACCCCGGAAGGGGCCCGGGACTATCTGGTGCCCTCCCGGCTCTATCCGGGAAAGTTTTACGCCCTTCCTCAGTCCCCTCAGCTCTTTAAGCAGATCCTCATGGTGGCCGGGGTGGAGCGATACTATCAGATCGTGCGCTGTTTTCGGGACGAAGATCTGCGGGCCGATCGGCAGCCG
This portion of the Thermosulfurimonas marina genome encodes:
- the pyrR gene encoding bifunctional pyr operon transcriptional regulator/uracil phosphoribosyltransferase PyrR, which gives rise to MAQKILATEKEIERTLRRLAHEILERHRGGGDLLLVGIRTGGVPLARRLQRLFQEIEGVKVPVGTLDISLYRDDWSRISFHPEVRATEIPVSLDDLEVLLVDDVIYTGRTVRAALDALMDFGRPRRVELAVLVDRGHRELPIEPNYAGFRVETRPEEHVNVLLKEIDGRDAVILETPSSS